One genomic region from Pan troglodytes isolate AG18354 chromosome 14, NHGRI_mPanTro3-v2.0_pri, whole genome shotgun sequence encodes:
- the UTP14C gene encoding U3 small nucleolar RNA-associated protein 14 homolog C isoform X2: protein MKMRGTVMERESIKSFWKQSVPLMERIGSGEKLVLADLLEPIKTSSSLATVKKQLNRVKSKKVVELPLNKEKIEQIHREVAFSKTSQVLSKWDPIILKNQQAEQLVFPLGKEQPAIAPIEHALSGWKARTPLEQEIFNLLHKNKQPVTDPLLTPMEKASLQAMSLEEAKMHRAELQRARALQSYYEAKARKEKKIKSKKYHRVVKKGKAKKALKEFEQLQKVNPTVALEEMEKIENARMMERMSLKHQNSGKWAKSKAIMAKYDLEARQAMQEQLAKNKELTQKLQVASESEEEEGGTEVEELLVPHVVNEVQMNVDGPNPWMFRSCTSDTKEAATQEDPEQLPELAAHEVSASGAEERPVAEEEILLREFEERQSLRKRSELNQDAEPASSQETKDSSSQEVLSELRALSQKLKEKHQSRKQKASSEGTVPQVQREEPAPEEAEPLLLQRSERVQTLEELEELGKEDCFQNKELPRPLLEGQQSERTPNNRPDAPKEKKEKEQLINLQNFLTTQSPSVRSLAVPTIIEELEDEEERDQRQMIKEAFAGDDVIRDFLKEKREAVEASKPKDVDLTLPGWGEWGGVGLKPSAKKRRQFLIKAPEGPPRKDKNLPNVIISEKRNIHAAAHQVQVLPYPFTHHRQFERTIQTPIGSTWNTQRAFQKLTTPKVVTKPGHIIKPIKAEDVGYQSSSRSDLPVIQRNPKRITTRHNKEEKL from the exons ATGAAGATGAGGGGGACAGTGATGGAGAGAGAAAGCATCAAAAGCTTCTGGAAGCAATCAGTTCCCTTGATGGAAAGAATAG GATCAGGAGAAAAGCTGGTCCTTGCAGATCTGCTTGAGCCCATTAAAACTTCATCTTCTTTGGCCACTGTAAAAAAGCAACTGAATAGAGTCAAATCAAAGAAGGTGGTGGAGTTACctcttaacaaagaaaaaattgaacAGATCCACAGAGAAGTAGCATTCAGCAAAACCTCACAGGTCCTCTCCAAATGGGACCCTATCATCCTGAAGAACCAGCAGGCAGAGCAGCTGGTTTTTCCCCTGGGGAAGGAGCAGCCAGCCATTGCTCCCATTGAACATGCGCTCAGTGGCTGGAAGGCAAGAACTCCCCTGGAGCAGGAAATTTTTAACCTCCTCCATAAGAACAAGCAGCCAGTGACAGATCCTTTACTGACTCCCATGGAAAAGGCCTCTCTCCAAGCCATGAGCCTGGAAGAGGCAAAGATGCACCGAGCAGAGCTTCAGAGGGCTCGGGCTCTGCAGTCCTACTATGAGGCCAAGGCtcgaaaagagaagaaaatcaaaagtaaaaagtATCACAGAGTCGTGAAGAAAGGAAAGGCCAAGAAAGCCTTAAAAGAGTTTGAGCAGCTACAGAAGGTTAATCCAACTGTGGCattggaagaaatggaaaaaattgaaaatgccAGAATGATGGAAAGAATGAGCCTTAAGCACCAAAACAGTGGGAAATGGGCCAAGTCAAAGGCAATTATGGCCAAATATGACCTGGAGGCTCGCCAAGCTATGCAGGAACAGTTGGCCAAGAACAAAGAACTGACACAGAAACTCCAGGTAGCCTCTGagagtgaggaagaggagggaggcacAGAAGTGGAAGAACTCCTTGTCCCTCATGTAGTGAATGAAGTGCAGATGAATGTGGACGGACCGAATCCCTGGATGTTCAGGAGCTGCACCAGTGACACCAAAGAGGCTGCAACACAGGAGGACCCTGAGCAACTGCCAGAGCTTGCAGCTCATGAGGTTTCTGCAAGTGGGGCAGAAGAAAGACCAGTGGCAGAGGAAGAAATTTTGTTGAGAGAATTTGAGGAGAGGCAATCCCTTAGAAAAAGATCTGAGCTCAACCAGGATGCTGAGCCAGCAAGCAGTCAAGAAACAAAAGATTCTAGCAGCCAGGAGGTGCTGTCCGAATTGAGGGCACTATCTCAGAAATTGAAGGAAAAACATCAGTCCAGGAAGCAAAAAGCAAGTTCAGAGGGGACTGTTCCCCAGGTCCAGAGAGAGGAACCTGCCCCAGAAGAAGCGGAACCCCTATTGCTACAGAGGTCAGAAAGAGTACAAACTCTGGAAGAGCTAGAAGAGCTGGGAAAAGAAGATTGTTTTCAAAATAAGGAGCTTCCCAGACCTTTGTTAGAAGGACAGCAGTCAGAGAGGACCCCAAATAATCGGCCTGATGCCcctaaggagaagaaagagaaggagcaaCTGATCAACCTACAGAACTTCCTAACCACACAGTCTCCTTCCGTGAGGTCTTTGGCAGTTCCCACAATAATAGAGGAGCTGGAAGATGAAGAGGAGAGAGACCAAAGGCAGATGATAAAGGAAGCTTTTGCTGGGGATGATGTCATCAGAGATTTCTTGAAAGAGAAGAGGGAAGCTGTGGAGGCAAGTAAGCCAAAGGACGTGGACCTGACACTACCTGGCTGGGGCGAGTGGGGTGGTGTGGGCCTAAAGCCCAGTGCCAAGAAAAGACGCCAGTTTCTCATTAAAGCCCCTGAGGGTCCTCCAAGAAAAGATAAGAATTTGCCAAATGTGATTATCAGTGAGAAGCGCAACATCCACGCAGCAGCTCATCAGGTACAAGTGCTTCCATATCCATTTACCCACCATCGGCAATTTGAAAGGACCATCCAGACCCCTATAGGATCCACATGGAACACCCAGAGGGCTTTCCAAAAGCTGACTACTCCCAAGGTCGTCACCAAGCCAGGCCATATCATTAAGCCCATAAAAGCAGAGGATGTGGGCTACCAGTCTTCCTCAAGGTCAGACCTGCCTGTCATACAGAGGAATCCAAAACGAATCACCACACGtcacaataaagaagaaaaactgtag
- the UTP14C gene encoding U3 small nucleolar RNA-associated protein 14 homolog C isoform X1, translating into MNVNQVAENLALSHQEELVDLPKNYPLSENEDEGDSDGERKHQKLLEAISSLDGKNRRKLAERSEASLKVSEFSVSSEGSGEKLVLADLLEPIKTSSSLATVKKQLNRVKSKKVVELPLNKEKIEQIHREVAFSKTSQVLSKWDPIILKNQQAEQLVFPLGKEQPAIAPIEHALSGWKARTPLEQEIFNLLHKNKQPVTDPLLTPMEKASLQAMSLEEAKMHRAELQRARALQSYYEAKARKEKKIKSKKYHRVVKKGKAKKALKEFEQLQKVNPTVALEEMEKIENARMMERMSLKHQNSGKWAKSKAIMAKYDLEARQAMQEQLAKNKELTQKLQVASESEEEEGGTEVEELLVPHVVNEVQMNVDGPNPWMFRSCTSDTKEAATQEDPEQLPELAAHEVSASGAEERPVAEEEILLREFEERQSLRKRSELNQDAEPASSQETKDSSSQEVLSELRALSQKLKEKHQSRKQKASSEGTVPQVQREEPAPEEAEPLLLQRSERVQTLEELEELGKEDCFQNKELPRPLLEGQQSERTPNNRPDAPKEKKEKEQLINLQNFLTTQSPSVRSLAVPTIIEELEDEEERDQRQMIKEAFAGDDVIRDFLKEKREAVEASKPKDVDLTLPGWGEWGGVGLKPSAKKRRQFLIKAPEGPPRKDKNLPNVIISEKRNIHAAAHQVQVLPYPFTHHRQFERTIQTPIGSTWNTQRAFQKLTTPKVVTKPGHIIKPIKAEDVGYQSSSRSDLPVIQRNPKRITTRHNKEEKL; encoded by the coding sequence ATGAATGTAAACCAGGTTGCAGAGAATCTGGCTTTGAGCCACCAGGAAGAACTAGTGGATTTGCCAAAAAACTACCCCTTGAGTGAGAATGAAGATGAGGGGGACAGTGATGGAGAGAGAAAGCATCAAAAGCTTCTGGAAGCAATCAGTTCCCTTGATGGAAAGAATAGGCGGAAATTGGCTGAGAGGTCTGAGGCTAGTCTGAAAGTGTCAGAGTTCAGTGTCAGTTCTGAAGGATCAGGAGAAAAGCTGGTCCTTGCAGATCTGCTTGAGCCCATTAAAACTTCATCTTCTTTGGCCACTGTAAAAAAGCAACTGAATAGAGTCAAATCAAAGAAGGTGGTGGAGTTACctcttaacaaagaaaaaattgaacAGATCCACAGAGAAGTAGCATTCAGCAAAACCTCACAGGTCCTCTCCAAATGGGACCCTATCATCCTGAAGAACCAGCAGGCAGAGCAGCTGGTTTTTCCCCTGGGGAAGGAGCAGCCAGCCATTGCTCCCATTGAACATGCGCTCAGTGGCTGGAAGGCAAGAACTCCCCTGGAGCAGGAAATTTTTAACCTCCTCCATAAGAACAAGCAGCCAGTGACAGATCCTTTACTGACTCCCATGGAAAAGGCCTCTCTCCAAGCCATGAGCCTGGAAGAGGCAAAGATGCACCGAGCAGAGCTTCAGAGGGCTCGGGCTCTGCAGTCCTACTATGAGGCCAAGGCtcgaaaagagaagaaaatcaaaagtaaaaagtATCACAGAGTCGTGAAGAAAGGAAAGGCCAAGAAAGCCTTAAAAGAGTTTGAGCAGCTACAGAAGGTTAATCCAACTGTGGCattggaagaaatggaaaaaattgaaaatgccAGAATGATGGAAAGAATGAGCCTTAAGCACCAAAACAGTGGGAAATGGGCCAAGTCAAAGGCAATTATGGCCAAATATGACCTGGAGGCTCGCCAAGCTATGCAGGAACAGTTGGCCAAGAACAAAGAACTGACACAGAAACTCCAGGTAGCCTCTGagagtgaggaagaggagggaggcacAGAAGTGGAAGAACTCCTTGTCCCTCATGTAGTGAATGAAGTGCAGATGAATGTGGACGGACCGAATCCCTGGATGTTCAGGAGCTGCACCAGTGACACCAAAGAGGCTGCAACACAGGAGGACCCTGAGCAACTGCCAGAGCTTGCAGCTCATGAGGTTTCTGCAAGTGGGGCAGAAGAAAGACCAGTGGCAGAGGAAGAAATTTTGTTGAGAGAATTTGAGGAGAGGCAATCCCTTAGAAAAAGATCTGAGCTCAACCAGGATGCTGAGCCAGCAAGCAGTCAAGAAACAAAAGATTCTAGCAGCCAGGAGGTGCTGTCCGAATTGAGGGCACTATCTCAGAAATTGAAGGAAAAACATCAGTCCAGGAAGCAAAAAGCAAGTTCAGAGGGGACTGTTCCCCAGGTCCAGAGAGAGGAACCTGCCCCAGAAGAAGCGGAACCCCTATTGCTACAGAGGTCAGAAAGAGTACAAACTCTGGAAGAGCTAGAAGAGCTGGGAAAAGAAGATTGTTTTCAAAATAAGGAGCTTCCCAGACCTTTGTTAGAAGGACAGCAGTCAGAGAGGACCCCAAATAATCGGCCTGATGCCcctaaggagaagaaagagaaggagcaaCTGATCAACCTACAGAACTTCCTAACCACACAGTCTCCTTCCGTGAGGTCTTTGGCAGTTCCCACAATAATAGAGGAGCTGGAAGATGAAGAGGAGAGAGACCAAAGGCAGATGATAAAGGAAGCTTTTGCTGGGGATGATGTCATCAGAGATTTCTTGAAAGAGAAGAGGGAAGCTGTGGAGGCAAGTAAGCCAAAGGACGTGGACCTGACACTACCTGGCTGGGGCGAGTGGGGTGGTGTGGGCCTAAAGCCCAGTGCCAAGAAAAGACGCCAGTTTCTCATTAAAGCCCCTGAGGGTCCTCCAAGAAAAGATAAGAATTTGCCAAATGTGATTATCAGTGAGAAGCGCAACATCCACGCAGCAGCTCATCAGGTACAAGTGCTTCCATATCCATTTACCCACCATCGGCAATTTGAAAGGACCATCCAGACCCCTATAGGATCCACATGGAACACCCAGAGGGCTTTCCAAAAGCTGACTACTCCCAAGGTCGTCACCAAGCCAGGCCATATCATTAAGCCCATAAAAGCAGAGGATGTGGGCTACCAGTCTTCCTCAAGGTCAGACCTGCCTGTCATACAGAGGAATCCAAAACGAATCACCACACGtcacaataaagaagaaaaactgtag
- the ALG11 gene encoding GDP-Man:Man(3)GlcNAc(2)-PP-Dol alpha-1,2-mannosyltransferase isoform X3, with amino-acid sequence MAAGERSWCLCKLLRYPEAVYVVYTGDVNVNGQQILEGAFRRFNIRLIHPVQFVFLRKRYLVEDSLYPHFTLLGQSLGSIFLGWEALMQCVPDVYIDSMGYAFTLPLFKYIGGCQVGSYVHYPTISTDMLSVVKNQNIGFNNAAFITRNPFLSKVKLIYYYLFAFIYGLVGSCSDVVMVNSSWTLNHILSLWKVGNCTNIVYPPCDVQTFLDIPLHEKKMTPGHLLVSVGQFRPEKNHPLQIRAFAKLLNKKMVESPPSLKLVLIGGCRNKDDELRVNQLRRLSEDLGVQEYVEFKINIPFDELKNYLSEATIGLHTMWNEHFGIGVVECMAAGTIILAHNSGGPKLDIVVPHEGDITGFLAESEEDYAETIAHILSMSAEKRLQIRKSARASVSRFSDQEFEVTFLSSVEKLFK; translated from the exons GTATCCTGAAGCAGTTTATGTTGTTTATACCGGCGATGTTAATGTCAACGGTCAACAGATACTAGAAGGTGCTTTCAGAAGATTTAACATCAGATTAATTCACCCAGtgcagtttgtttttttaagaaaacgcTATCTTGTGGAAGATTCACTGTATCCTCACTTCACACTGCTGGGCCAAAGTCTAGGATCCATTTTTCTTGGCTGGGAAGCTCTAATGCAGTGTGTTCCTGATGTTTACATTGATTCAATGGGATACGCTTTTACGCTTCCTCTGTTTAAGTATATAGGGGGTTGCCAAGTTGGAAGCTATGTTCATTATCCTACTATCAGCACCGACATGCTCTCTGTAGTGAAGAATCAAAATATTGGATTTAATAATGCAGCCTTCATTACCAGGAATCCTTTTCTCAGCAAAGTAAAGCTCATCTACtactatttatttgcttttatttatggACTTGTTGGTTCTTGCAGTGATGTAGTCATGGTCAATTCTTCTTGGACACTAAACCATATTCTCTCACTATGGAAAGTTGGGAATTGCACTAACATTGTTTATCCACCTTGTGATGTGCAGACATTTCTGGACATTCCCTTACATGAGAAAAAGATGACCCCAGGACATTTGCTGGTTTCTGTTGGCCAGTTTAGGCCAGAAAAGAATCATCCATTGCAGATCAGAGCCTTTGCTAAATTGCTGAATAAGAAGATGGTTGAGTCACCTCCTTCGCTTAAACTTGTCCTCATTGGAGGTTGTCGTAACAAAGATGATGAACTTAGGGTAAACCAACTGAGAAGGCTGTCTGAGGATTTAGGAGTTCAAGAAtatgtggaatttaaaataaacattccaTTTGATGAATTAAAGAATTATTTGTCTGAAGCAACAATTGGTCTGCATACCATGTGGAACGAGCATTTTGGGATTG gaGTTGTGGAGTGTATGGCAGCTGGCACAATTATCCTTGCACACAATTCGGGGGGCCCAAAGCTTGACATTGTGGTTCCTCACGAAGGAGATATAACTGGCTTTCTGGCTGAGAGTGAAGAAGACTATGCTGAAACTATCGCTCACATTCTTTCCATGTCTGCAGAAAAGAGACTCCAAATCAGAAAAAGTGCTCGTGCATCTGTAAGCAGATTCTCTGATCAGGAATTTGAAGTGACATTCCTATCATCTgtggaaaagttatttaagtAA